Proteins co-encoded in one Gouania willdenowi chromosome 1, fGouWil2.1, whole genome shotgun sequence genomic window:
- the LOC114462698 gene encoding axoneme-associated protein mst101(2)-like isoform X2: MSADAFQSEYASVMDSMMRTAMAQTTKLVESMVNDLRAEISRVRTENELLRSACGRPDEQKNQGNHPAVHAGDTRLLSAAQAEDYRSVAEKHDRAVQCDLANMAELAPLQQHQHVTEKRTKYVLRPHKSVTDDDGNSQMTFTLVKHEHSDAVCSIDPMFVSSDPGENSAFADETQDLELYTVEEKPTLMLIQKFEETTATPIFEKEPSPPRSPIISIATVMSITEEEFDSVGRPNFSLQETSMVLASEAPNVPERPTLLPPCLFEHSYAQKKRGAPPRKRRRRKRLVPKKQRKNPRPKVSPIPSLSVSNSPHHLEVNVAGKRTTGRARALKQDEEEEEVTDHSSDPEDEQRVMVPLTLTQPIAEQPQSHTEAEDETQIKSNFVLVWDDPDSLDEAPHVNPIPEPLVHNAPVESTQETVPTADNLTYIDLTATSEDALLSDHFDLQSGIMLLATASEQQTQRDDLRSCQRQENAQTCGLFLGGEPEPPQEPEQEQVREAEGKRAREEAKRVREEEAKRVREEELVQKEAKRVREKEKQAREEQRVQEEAKRVREEVQRVQEKRVQEEAKRAREEETKRAREKERVREEAKRVREEAKRVREEAKREREEAKRAREEEAKRAREEEAERAREEEAERAREEEAERAREEEAERAREEEAERAREEEAERARVQEAERARVQEAERARVQEAERAREEEAERAREEEAERAREEEAERAREEEAERAREEEAERARVQEAEKLARAQEAEKLARAQEAEKLARAQEAEKLARVQEAEKLAQEEEARRVQEEEARRVQEEQKARRLREEAQQEEQAREQTIVELNSSQKAASDLCAVLQTSLPFAKMNLSPVVRLQRLKFLKASKKPFKVSMLFLRGLSVDAVENNQSRSKQTEHTSSTCILTQLKSSPCLVELGTVHRAEKASVSSSSSTRNQSTKNKQVDESPTPLSHPSDPSSEISQSQFLATLAVLPKHRDSEKSSRKDGADGRRPYVWSRMCKKSSTTTSLHHHKKKKDRTKEGGDGNKNTVKRRLSLENKDESEQVKAKEPVQIAAKKPVMVEDPTFFSELVAASGNRRFGRPSVNRARLDAVKKSPGHKTAQLSSTSPSCSATSKNDSSANSEWSIPCSPGRPKTNGKIRSPEQSVDVEEALQSKSCPSGSQEKYEQSPQRMASKSTNATPEKSLNDQESLHVRKSGASPGSKAALLDGIRRFLTKTPNENPESAASSAECPPVKKVKLVQTLISSRKSLSSISVARLRKLAKAKAKRRRQQFEKTGTVKTNGTWIPPTFEESEVVRLQEEELARKEAESSFPGVDLMSLLVKKEPITSPLQPLTVIGKHLLRNQCGECGCKFSCSAALEKHVSMHYLYRPFTCKLCGKCYPNSKAFKRHDRVHRNGRIHVCPQCGKGFVYRYGLAKHIRMVHSRIKPFVCQICNKSYATRQDVESHTRSHTGEKPFSCEFCEKRFIRRVQLNMHLRRHLGERRFWCPECNKGFMDMSNMKKHMLTHTGLKPHACPHCPKTYTQAVNMRKHVQSVHCF, encoded by the exons ATGTCTGCGGATGCCTTTCAGAGCGAGTACGCCTCCGTCATGGACAGCATGATGAGGACCGCCATGGCACAGACCACCAAGCTGGTGGAGAGCATGGTGAACGACCTGAGGGCCGAGATATCCCGAGTAAGGACCGAGAACGAGCTCCTGCGCTCGGCGTGCGGGCGGCCGGACGAGCAGAAGAACCAGGGAAACCATCCAGCTGTTCATGCCGGAGACACAAGGCTTCTATCGGCTGCTCAGGCCGAGGATTACCGAAGTGTGGCGGAAAAACACGACCGAGCTGTGCAGTGCG ATTTGGCCAACATGGCGGAGCTGGCACCGCTCCAACAACACCAACACGTCACAGAGAAAAGAACTAAGTACGTCCTGAGGCCTCACAAAAGTGTCACAGACGACGATGGGAACTCCCAGATGACGTTCACTCTGGTCAAGCATGAG CATTCAGACGCCGTGTGTTCTATAGATCCAATGTTCGTATCGAGTGATCCAGGTGAGAACTCAG CGTTTGCTGATGAGACCCAGGACCTAGAGCTGTACACGGTGGAGGAGAAGCCCACACTAATGCTCATCCAGAAGTTTGAAGAAACCACAGCCACGCCCATTTTTGAAAAGGAACCCAGCCCCCCGCGCTCCCCCATCATTTCCATCGCCACAGTGATGAGCATCACTGAGGAGGAGTTTGACAGCGTAGGACGACCAAACTTCAGCCTACAAGAAACCAGCATGGTGTTGGCAAGCGAAGCCCCCAATGTCCCAGAGAGACCCACGCTACTGCCCCCCTGCCTCTTCGAACACTCCTACGCCCAGAAAAAACGAGGGGCGCCTCCTCGCAAGAGACGCAGGAGGAAAAGATTGGTGCCAAAGAAACAGCGTAAAAACCCTCGTCCAAAGGTCTCTCCGATTCCCTCCCTCAGCGTTTCCAACAGTCCTCACCATTTAGAAGTTAATGTGGCGGGAAAACGCACAACTGGGCGTGCACGGGCCTTAAAACAG gatgaagaggaggaggaggtgaccGATCATTCATCAGATCCAGAGGACGAGCAGCGTGTGATGGTACCACTGACGCTGACTCAGCCAATAGCAGAGCAGCCACAGTCACACACAGAGGCAGAG GATGAGACACAAATTAAGTCCAACTTTGTCCTAGTTTGGGATGATCCCGACTCTCTGGATGAGGCTCCCCACGTGAACCCCATCCCCGAACCTCTGGTCCACAATGCACCTGTTGAATCGACACAGGAGACTGTTCCCACTGCTGATAATTTAACATATATAGATCTAACCGCAACGTCGGAGGACGCTTTACTTTCAGATCACTTTGATCTCCAGTCAGGAATTATGCTTCTAGCCACTGCGTCagaacaacaaacccagagagATGACCTGAGGTCCTGTCAAAGGCAAGAGAATGCACAGACGTGTGGTTTATTCTTGGGAGGTGAGCCTGAGCCACCTCAAGAACCAGAGCAAGAACAAGTGAGAGAAGCAGAAGGCAAACGCGCGAGGGAAGAAGCAAAACGAGTTCGGGAGGAGGAAGCAAAACGAGTGCGGGAAGAGGAACTAGTACAGAAAGAAGCAAAACGAgttagagaaaaagaaaaacaagcgCGAGAAGAGCAACGAGTACAGGAGGAAGCAAAACGAGTTCGAGAAGAAGTGCAACGAGTGCAAGAAAAACGAGTACAAGAAGAAGCGAAACGAGCGCGAGAAGAGGAAACAAAACGGGCGCGAGAAAAGGAACGAGTTCGAGAAGAAGCAAAACGAGTGCGAGAAGAAGCAAAACGAGTGCGAGAAGAAGCAAAACGAGAGCGAGAAGAAGCGAAACGAGCGCGAGAAGAGGAAGCGAAACGAGCGCGAGAAGAGGAAGCGGAACGAGCGCGAGAAGAGGAAGCGGAACGAGCGCGAGAAGAGGAAGCGGAACGAGCGCGAGAAGAGGAAGCGGAACGAGCGCGCGAAGAGGAAGCGGAACGAGCGCGCGAAGAGGAAGCGGAACGAGCGCGCGTACAGGAAGCGGAACGAGCGCGAGTACAGGAAGCGGAACGAGCGCGAGTACAGGAAGCGGAACGAGCGCGAGAAGAGGAAGCGGAACGAGCGCGAGAAGAGGAAGCGGAACGAGCGCGAGAAGAGGAAGCGGAACGAGCGCGAGAAGAGGAAGCGGAACGAGCGCGAGAAGAGGAAGCGGAACGAGCGCGAGTACAG GAAGCAGAGAAACTAGCGCGCGCACAGGAAGCAGAGAAACTAGCGCGCGCACAGGAAGCAGAGAAACTAGCGCGCGCACAGGAAGCAGAGAAACTAGCGCGCGTACAGGAAGCAGAGAAACTAGCGCAGGAAGAAGAAGCTAGACGAGTGCAGGAAGAAGAAGCTAGACGAGTGCAGGAAGAACAAAAAGCAAGACGATTGCGTGAAGAAGcgcaacaagaagaacaagccCGAGAGCAAACGATTGTTGAACTTAATTCCTCTCAAAAAGCTGCTTCTGATTTGTGCGCTGTACTACAGACATCTCTCCCCTTTGCTAAGATGAACCTCAGTCCAGTGGTTCGTCTACAAAGACTGAAGTTCCTAAAGGCTTCGAAAAAACCCTTTAAAGTCTCAATGCTTTTTTTACGAGGACTCTCCGTTGATGCTGTGGAGAACAACCAGTCAAGATCAAAGCAAACAGAGCACACAAGCTCCACCTGCATACTTACACAACTCAAATCCAGTCCATGTCTCGTGGAATTAGGAACAGTGCATCGAGCAGAGAAAGCGTCTGTGTCGAGTTCTAGTTCGACCAGGAATCAAAGCACGAAAAATAAGCAAGTCGACGAATCTCCCACCCCCCTCTCGCATCCTTCAGATCCTTCCTCCGAGATCTCCCAAAGTCAGTTCTTGGCAACCCTGGCCGTGTTACCCAAACATCGAGACTCGGAGAAG TCGAGCCGTAAAGACGGCGCCGATGGCAGACGACCATACGTGTGGAGCCGCATGTGTAAAAAGAGCTCCACAACGACCTCACTAcatcatcacaaaaaaaaaaaagacagaactaAAGAAGGTGGTGATGGTAACAAAAATACCGTGAAGCGAAGACTTTCCCTGGAGAATAAGGATGAAAGTGAGCAGGTCAAAGCTAAAGAACCCGTGCAGATTGCTGCCAAAAAGCCGGTGATGGTCGAAGATCCCACATTCTTCAGTGAGCTAGTCGCAGCTTCTGGGAATCGTCGTTTTGGTCGCCCGTCTGTTAACCGAGCGAGACTCGATGCTGTCAAGAAGAGTCCAGGTCACAAAACAGCTCAGTTGTCTTCAACCAGTCCGAGCTGTTCTGCTACCAGCAAGAATGACTCGTCCGCCAACAGTGAGTGGTCCATCCCTTGTAGCCCGGGACGTCCCAAGACCAACGGGAAAATCAGGAGTCCTGAACAGTCAGTGGATGTTGAAGAAGCACTTCAAAGCAAGTCCTGCCCGTCTGGTTCTCAGGAAAAATACGAGCAGAGTCCTCAGAGGATGGCTTCAAAATCAACCAACGCCACTCCCGAGAAGTCGTTGAACGATCAGGAGAGTCTCCACGTACGTAAGAGCGGAGCATCTCCTGGCAGCAAAGCGGCGCTTCTTGACGGCATTCGTAGATTTCTGACGAAGACGCCAAACGAAAACCCAGAATCTGCTGCAAGCAGCGCCGAGTGTCCTCCTGTGAAGAAGGTCAAGTTGGTCCAAACCCTCATATCATCCAGAAAAAGTTTGAGCTCCATCAGTGTCGCCAGGCTTCGGAAGCTGGCAAAAGCCAAGGCCAAACGCCGCCGCCAACAATTTGAGAAGACTGGAACCGTGAAAACCAACGGCACGTGGATCCCTCCCACCTTCGAGGAGAGTGAAGTCGTCCGGTTACAGGAGGAGGAGTTGGCCAGGAAGGAGGCAGAGTCCTCGTTCCCTGGTGTGGATCTGATGTCACTGCTGGTGAAGAAGGAGCCAATCACGTCGCCGCTGCAGCCTCTGACTGTCATCGGTAAACACCTGCTGAGAAACCAGTGTGGCGAGTGCGGCTGTAAGTTCAGTTGCAGCGCCGCCCTGGAGAAGCACGTCAGCATGCACTACCTGTACCGACCCTTCACCTGCAAGCTGTGCGGGAAATGTTACCCCAACTCCAAGGCATTCAAACGGCACGATCGCGTGCATCGCAACGGGCGGATCCACGTGTGCCCGCAGTGCGGCAAGGGCTTCGTCTACCGCTACGGCCTGGCTAAGCACATCCGCATGGTGCACAGCCGCATCAAACCTTTCGTCTGCCAGATCTGCAACAAGAGCTACGCCACGCGGCAGGACGTGGAGTCGCATACGCGCTCCCACACGGGAGAGAAACCGTTCAGCTGTGAGTTCTGTGAAAAACGATTCATACGACGGGTTCAACTGAACATGCACCTGCGGCGGCACCTGGGGGAGCGGCGGTTTTGGTGTCCGGAGTGCAACAAAGGCTTTATGGACATGAGTAACATGAAAaagcacatgttgacccatacCGGATTGAAACCACACGCCTGTCCACATTGTCCGAAAACCTACACACAGGCAGTTAACATGAGAAAACACGTCCAGAGCGTACATTGTTTCTAA
- the LOC114462698 gene encoding axoneme-associated protein mst101(2)-like isoform X4, producing the protein MSADAFQSEYASVMDSMMRTAMAQTTKLVESMVNDLRAEISRVRTENELLRSACGRPDEQKNQGNHPAVHAGDTRLLSAAQAEDYRSVAEKHDRAVQCDLANMAELAPLQQHQHVTEKRTKYVLRPHKSVTDDDGNSQMTFTLVKHEHSDAVCSIDPMFVSSDPGENSAFADETQDLELYTVEEKPTLMLIQKFEETTATPIFEKEPSPPRSPIISIATVMSITEEEFDSVGRPNFSLQETSMVLASEAPNVPERPTLLPPCLFEHSYAQKKRGAPPRKRRRRKRLVPKKQRKNPRPKVSPIPSLSVSNSPHHLEVNVAGKRTTGRARALKQQDEEEEEVTDHSSDPEDEQRVMDETQIKSNFVLVWDDPDSLDEAPHVNPIPEPLVHNAPVESTQETVPTADNLTYIDLTATSEDALLSDHFDLQSGIMLLATASEQQTQRDDLRSCQRQENAQTCGLFLGGEPEPPQEPEQEQVREAEGKRAREEAKRVREEEAKRVREEELVQKEAKRVREKEKQAREEQRVQEEAKRVREEVQRVQEKRVQEEAKRAREEETKRAREKERVREEAKRVREEAKRVREEAKREREEAKRAREEEAKRAREEEAERAREEEAERAREEEAERAREEEAERAREEEAERAREEEAERARVQEAERARVQEAERARVQEAERAREEEAERAREEEAERAREEEAERAREEEAERAREEEAERARVQEAEKLARAQEAEKLARAQEAEKLARAQEAEKLARVQEAEKLAQEEEARRVQEEEARRVQEEQKARRLREEAQQEEQAREQTIVELNSSQKAASDLCAVLQTSLPFAKMNLSPVVRLQRLKFLKASKKPFKVSMLFLRGLSVDAVENNQSRSKQTEHTSSTCILTQLKSSPCLVELGTVHRAEKASVSSSSSTRNQSTKNKQVDESPTPLSHPSDPSSEISQSQFLATLAVLPKHRDSEKSSRKDGADGRRPYVWSRMCKKSSTTTSLHHHKKKKDRTKEGGDGNKNTVKRRLSLENKDESEQVKAKEPVQIAAKKPVMVEDPTFFSELVAASGNRRFGRPSVNRARLDAVKKSPGHKTAQLSSTSPSCSATSKNDSSANSEWSIPCSPGRPKTNGKIRSPEQSVDVEEALQSKSCPSGSQEKYEQSPQRMASKSTNATPEKSLNDQESLHVRKSGASPGSKAALLDGIRRFLTKTPNENPESAASSAECPPVKKVKLVQTLISSRKSLSSISVARLRKLAKAKAKRRRQQFEKTGTVKTNGTWIPPTFEESEVVRLQEEELARKEAESSFPGVDLMSLLVKKEPITSPLQPLTVIGKHLLRNQCGECGCKFSCSAALEKHVSMHYLYRPFTCKLCGKCYPNSKAFKRHDRVHRNGRIHVCPQCGKGFVYRYGLAKHIRMVHSRIKPFVCQICNKSYATRQDVESHTRSHTGEKPFSCEFCEKRFIRRVQLNMHLRRHLGERRFWCPECNKGFMDMSNMKKHMLTHTGLKPHACPHCPKTYTQAVNMRKHVQSVHCF; encoded by the exons ATGTCTGCGGATGCCTTTCAGAGCGAGTACGCCTCCGTCATGGACAGCATGATGAGGACCGCCATGGCACAGACCACCAAGCTGGTGGAGAGCATGGTGAACGACCTGAGGGCCGAGATATCCCGAGTAAGGACCGAGAACGAGCTCCTGCGCTCGGCGTGCGGGCGGCCGGACGAGCAGAAGAACCAGGGAAACCATCCAGCTGTTCATGCCGGAGACACAAGGCTTCTATCGGCTGCTCAGGCCGAGGATTACCGAAGTGTGGCGGAAAAACACGACCGAGCTGTGCAGTGCG ATTTGGCCAACATGGCGGAGCTGGCACCGCTCCAACAACACCAACACGTCACAGAGAAAAGAACTAAGTACGTCCTGAGGCCTCACAAAAGTGTCACAGACGACGATGGGAACTCCCAGATGACGTTCACTCTGGTCAAGCATGAG CATTCAGACGCCGTGTGTTCTATAGATCCAATGTTCGTATCGAGTGATCCAGGTGAGAACTCAG CGTTTGCTGATGAGACCCAGGACCTAGAGCTGTACACGGTGGAGGAGAAGCCCACACTAATGCTCATCCAGAAGTTTGAAGAAACCACAGCCACGCCCATTTTTGAAAAGGAACCCAGCCCCCCGCGCTCCCCCATCATTTCCATCGCCACAGTGATGAGCATCACTGAGGAGGAGTTTGACAGCGTAGGACGACCAAACTTCAGCCTACAAGAAACCAGCATGGTGTTGGCAAGCGAAGCCCCCAATGTCCCAGAGAGACCCACGCTACTGCCCCCCTGCCTCTTCGAACACTCCTACGCCCAGAAAAAACGAGGGGCGCCTCCTCGCAAGAGACGCAGGAGGAAAAGATTGGTGCCAAAGAAACAGCGTAAAAACCCTCGTCCAAAGGTCTCTCCGATTCCCTCCCTCAGCGTTTCCAACAGTCCTCACCATTTAGAAGTTAATGTGGCGGGAAAACGCACAACTGGGCGTGCACGGGCCTTAAAACAG caggatgaagaggaggaggaggtgaccGATCATTCATCAGATCCAGAGGACGAGCAGCGTGTGATG GATGAGACACAAATTAAGTCCAACTTTGTCCTAGTTTGGGATGATCCCGACTCTCTGGATGAGGCTCCCCACGTGAACCCCATCCCCGAACCTCTGGTCCACAATGCACCTGTTGAATCGACACAGGAGACTGTTCCCACTGCTGATAATTTAACATATATAGATCTAACCGCAACGTCGGAGGACGCTTTACTTTCAGATCACTTTGATCTCCAGTCAGGAATTATGCTTCTAGCCACTGCGTCagaacaacaaacccagagagATGACCTGAGGTCCTGTCAAAGGCAAGAGAATGCACAGACGTGTGGTTTATTCTTGGGAGGTGAGCCTGAGCCACCTCAAGAACCAGAGCAAGAACAAGTGAGAGAAGCAGAAGGCAAACGCGCGAGGGAAGAAGCAAAACGAGTTCGGGAGGAGGAAGCAAAACGAGTGCGGGAAGAGGAACTAGTACAGAAAGAAGCAAAACGAgttagagaaaaagaaaaacaagcgCGAGAAGAGCAACGAGTACAGGAGGAAGCAAAACGAGTTCGAGAAGAAGTGCAACGAGTGCAAGAAAAACGAGTACAAGAAGAAGCGAAACGAGCGCGAGAAGAGGAAACAAAACGGGCGCGAGAAAAGGAACGAGTTCGAGAAGAAGCAAAACGAGTGCGAGAAGAAGCAAAACGAGTGCGAGAAGAAGCAAAACGAGAGCGAGAAGAAGCGAAACGAGCGCGAGAAGAGGAAGCGAAACGAGCGCGAGAAGAGGAAGCGGAACGAGCGCGAGAAGAGGAAGCGGAACGAGCGCGAGAAGAGGAAGCGGAACGAGCGCGAGAAGAGGAAGCGGAACGAGCGCGCGAAGAGGAAGCGGAACGAGCGCGCGAAGAGGAAGCGGAACGAGCGCGCGTACAGGAAGCGGAACGAGCGCGAGTACAGGAAGCGGAACGAGCGCGAGTACAGGAAGCGGAACGAGCGCGAGAAGAGGAAGCGGAACGAGCGCGAGAAGAGGAAGCGGAACGAGCGCGAGAAGAGGAAGCGGAACGAGCGCGAGAAGAGGAAGCGGAACGAGCGCGAGAAGAGGAAGCGGAACGAGCGCGAGTACAG GAAGCAGAGAAACTAGCGCGCGCACAGGAAGCAGAGAAACTAGCGCGCGCACAGGAAGCAGAGAAACTAGCGCGCGCACAGGAAGCAGAGAAACTAGCGCGCGTACAGGAAGCAGAGAAACTAGCGCAGGAAGAAGAAGCTAGACGAGTGCAGGAAGAAGAAGCTAGACGAGTGCAGGAAGAACAAAAAGCAAGACGATTGCGTGAAGAAGcgcaacaagaagaacaagccCGAGAGCAAACGATTGTTGAACTTAATTCCTCTCAAAAAGCTGCTTCTGATTTGTGCGCTGTACTACAGACATCTCTCCCCTTTGCTAAGATGAACCTCAGTCCAGTGGTTCGTCTACAAAGACTGAAGTTCCTAAAGGCTTCGAAAAAACCCTTTAAAGTCTCAATGCTTTTTTTACGAGGACTCTCCGTTGATGCTGTGGAGAACAACCAGTCAAGATCAAAGCAAACAGAGCACACAAGCTCCACCTGCATACTTACACAACTCAAATCCAGTCCATGTCTCGTGGAATTAGGAACAGTGCATCGAGCAGAGAAAGCGTCTGTGTCGAGTTCTAGTTCGACCAGGAATCAAAGCACGAAAAATAAGCAAGTCGACGAATCTCCCACCCCCCTCTCGCATCCTTCAGATCCTTCCTCCGAGATCTCCCAAAGTCAGTTCTTGGCAACCCTGGCCGTGTTACCCAAACATCGAGACTCGGAGAAG TCGAGCCGTAAAGACGGCGCCGATGGCAGACGACCATACGTGTGGAGCCGCATGTGTAAAAAGAGCTCCACAACGACCTCACTAcatcatcacaaaaaaaaaaaagacagaactaAAGAAGGTGGTGATGGTAACAAAAATACCGTGAAGCGAAGACTTTCCCTGGAGAATAAGGATGAAAGTGAGCAGGTCAAAGCTAAAGAACCCGTGCAGATTGCTGCCAAAAAGCCGGTGATGGTCGAAGATCCCACATTCTTCAGTGAGCTAGTCGCAGCTTCTGGGAATCGTCGTTTTGGTCGCCCGTCTGTTAACCGAGCGAGACTCGATGCTGTCAAGAAGAGTCCAGGTCACAAAACAGCTCAGTTGTCTTCAACCAGTCCGAGCTGTTCTGCTACCAGCAAGAATGACTCGTCCGCCAACAGTGAGTGGTCCATCCCTTGTAGCCCGGGACGTCCCAAGACCAACGGGAAAATCAGGAGTCCTGAACAGTCAGTGGATGTTGAAGAAGCACTTCAAAGCAAGTCCTGCCCGTCTGGTTCTCAGGAAAAATACGAGCAGAGTCCTCAGAGGATGGCTTCAAAATCAACCAACGCCACTCCCGAGAAGTCGTTGAACGATCAGGAGAGTCTCCACGTACGTAAGAGCGGAGCATCTCCTGGCAGCAAAGCGGCGCTTCTTGACGGCATTCGTAGATTTCTGACGAAGACGCCAAACGAAAACCCAGAATCTGCTGCAAGCAGCGCCGAGTGTCCTCCTGTGAAGAAGGTCAAGTTGGTCCAAACCCTCATATCATCCAGAAAAAGTTTGAGCTCCATCAGTGTCGCCAGGCTTCGGAAGCTGGCAAAAGCCAAGGCCAAACGCCGCCGCCAACAATTTGAGAAGACTGGAACCGTGAAAACCAACGGCACGTGGATCCCTCCCACCTTCGAGGAGAGTGAAGTCGTCCGGTTACAGGAGGAGGAGTTGGCCAGGAAGGAGGCAGAGTCCTCGTTCCCTGGTGTGGATCTGATGTCACTGCTGGTGAAGAAGGAGCCAATCACGTCGCCGCTGCAGCCTCTGACTGTCATCGGTAAACACCTGCTGAGAAACCAGTGTGGCGAGTGCGGCTGTAAGTTCAGTTGCAGCGCCGCCCTGGAGAAGCACGTCAGCATGCACTACCTGTACCGACCCTTCACCTGCAAGCTGTGCGGGAAATGTTACCCCAACTCCAAGGCATTCAAACGGCACGATCGCGTGCATCGCAACGGGCGGATCCACGTGTGCCCGCAGTGCGGCAAGGGCTTCGTCTACCGCTACGGCCTGGCTAAGCACATCCGCATGGTGCACAGCCGCATCAAACCTTTCGTCTGCCAGATCTGCAACAAGAGCTACGCCACGCGGCAGGACGTGGAGTCGCATACGCGCTCCCACACGGGAGAGAAACCGTTCAGCTGTGAGTTCTGTGAAAAACGATTCATACGACGGGTTCAACTGAACATGCACCTGCGGCGGCACCTGGGGGAGCGGCGGTTTTGGTGTCCGGAGTGCAACAAAGGCTTTATGGACATGAGTAACATGAAAaagcacatgttgacccatacCGGATTGAAACCACACGCCTGTCCACATTGTCCGAAAACCTACACACAGGCAGTTAACATGAGAAAACACGTCCAGAGCGTACATTGTTTCTAA